The following are from one region of the Pocillopora verrucosa isolate sample1 chromosome 3, ASM3666991v2, whole genome shotgun sequence genome:
- the LOC136279888 gene encoding allene oxide synthase-lipoxygenase protein-like, with protein MGIIPSKRKKNKVIGTIKRPTIEVSEEREPWKNMGFKIFKESVRVELFEKKMAEADEPPPEAGPFSASQLALYVKKFQAGFVLRSLVTQQTRGVGASGVVTVLNNPLLPAHEFFSAERVFPVRLRHCNLVKMDDAELDIRLTTLKFADSDFESPFDLFLYTGEEAAYWSLYSLDKMLSALNGDIKAFETYCAEDPWHFYLTIAAFRRAPNSFTDQRYYSWMAFEYKAKDGVPRYAKFRLVPADDREETGLMTEEEQRKPWETFRWEGDRRPKDYLTSEFEERMSDGGIQYKLQIQLHEIQPEDSHLVLHASRVWDQVTHPWLDLANVKLTSLIPLDVTESTRSSLENMPSSLSVPPAKTIYDYNSSAYLKLKVQSGSSKKLNLRRPSKTGEDMSIYCISVFTGDRKYAGTNADVTLTITGTKGRTRPLLMDKLLHDDLEAGKEDTYLLAAEDVGELLMIKLHNDQSGLLSDWFVEKIMITCSQDPQRLYEFPCFQWAQSESVFFEGKAKLITDEQHEVLKKQRRLEVQKRLEIYQWGDDPNFDGFPGFIKSESVRTLPKDVRFTEEAIDDLYQAKRKALINLGLVKLLNMFESWEDFHDFKKAFVSFVGEVPLASKRWQDDRFYGAQFLNGCNPDTIMRCSKLPSNFPVTQELVGNLLDAGDTLQNAIKDGRVYMVDYEILDDIPHYGQNDSKLERRYTSASLGLFYVRGSGDVVPIAIQFHQEPSETNPIWTPNDSELDWTYAKMWLRNADSQWHQMITHLLRTHLFMEPVALASRRQLPALHPLWKLLSPHVRGVLAINTLGRERLIPAGGVADNTLSLGGGGHIALMKKYYKSLSWSSYDLPKVLKERGVFDANKLPGFHYRDDALRLWQAIGDFIKDILSVYYHSDHDIQMDTELQAWILDLHNNGYPVRNGEKCHGFPVSVKSIPELTHLLTIIIFTCSCQHAAVNFSQMDTFGFPPNAPALMRQPPPTRKGVVTIKDVMKCLPTKHQAGVTIATVYDLTRIFPDERFLGDYTDGLFTDNAALEAILRFQGKLNEISSAIKERNKRLEVPYEYLLPERTPNSIAI; from the exons ATGGGGATTATTCCTtcaaagaggaagaagaacaaAGTCATTGGAACTATTAAGAGGCCGACGATTGAAGTAAGCGAAGAACGAGAACCAT GGAAGAATATGGGATTCAAGATATTTAAGGAATCAGTGAGAGTggaattgtttgaaaaaaagatgGCAGAGGCAGACGAG CCTCCACCAGAAGCTGGACCGTTCAGTGCGTCACAATTAGCACTTTATGTAAAAAAGTTTCAAGCCGGCTTTGTTCTCAGGTCACTCGTTACACAACAGACGAGAGGTGTAGGTGCATCTGGAGTTGTAACAGTCTTAAACAACCCTCTCCTCCCTGCCCacgaatttttttctgcagaaaGGGTGTTTCCAGTCCGTCTCCGTCACTGTAATCTCGTTAAGATGGACGATGCCGAATTGGACATCAGATTAACGACTCTCAAGTTTGCCGACAGTGACTTTGAATCACCTTTCGATCTGTTTTTGTATACTGGCGAAGAGGCTGCATATTGGAGCCTTTATAGCTTAGACAAGATGCTTAGTGCGTTGAATGGAGACATAAAAGCATTTGAGACCTATTGTGCGGAGGATCCTTGGCA CTTCTATTTGACCATTGCTGCATTTCGTCGAGCTCCTAACTCATTTACTGATCAGCGGTATTACTCGTGGATGGCGTTTGAATACAAAGCGAAAGACGGTGTGCCTCGCTACGCCAAATTTCGCCTCGTCCCTGCTGATGATAGAGAAGAAACTGGACTTATGACAGAAGAAGAGCAAAGAAAACCTTG GGAAACATTCCGTTGGGAGGGAGATAGGAGACCTAAAGATTATCTAACTTCTGAATTTGAAGAGCGCATGTCAGACGGTGGTATTCAATACAAACTTCAAATACAACTACATGAAATACAACCCGAGGACTCACATCTTGTTCTCCACGCGTCTAGAGTCTGGGACCAAGTCACTCACCCTTGGTTGGACTTAGCTAACGTCAAGTTGACTTCACTTATACCATTAGACGTAACTGAATCAACACGGTCTTCGTTAGAAAATATGCCCTCATCTTTGTCAGTGCCACCAGCCAAGACTATCTACGACTACAATTCCTCGGCgtacttgaaattaaaagtacAATCTGGCTCAAGCAAGAAATTGAATCTGCGGCGACCTTCGAAAACCGGGGAAGATATGTCCATTTACTGCATCTCAGTTTTCACTGGCGATCGAAAATATGCTGGTACCAACGCCGATGTAACCCTCACCATCACAG GAACCAAAGGAAGAACAAGACCTCTTTTGATGGACAAATTGCTCCATGACGATcttgaagctggaaaagaagaTACTTATCTCCTTGCTGCAGAAGATGTTGGGGAGCTTTTAATGATTAAACTACACAATGATCAAAGTGGATTGTTAAGTGACTGGTTTGTGGAGAAAATCATGATTACCTGTAGCCAAGATCCCCAAAGGCTTTATGAATTCCCTTGCTTTCAGTGGGCACAGAGTGAATCCGTCTTCTTCGAAGGAAAAG CAAAGTTGATAACAGATGAACAACACGAGGTACTGAAAAAGCAACGACGCCTAGAGGTTCAAAAGCGGCTAGAAATATACCAGTGGGGAGATGATCCCAATTTTGACGGATTTCCAGGGTTTATCAAATCCGAGAGCGTGAGGACACTTCCAAAAGACGTACGATTTACAGAAGAAGCAATCGATGACCTCTACCAGGCAAAGCGAAAAGCGTTAATCAACCTAGGGCTGGTTAAATTGCTGAACATGTTTGAGTCTTGGGAAGATTTTCATGATTTCAAGAAG GCGTTCGTCTCTTTTGTTGGAGAGGTTCCTCTGGCCTCCAAGCGCTGGCAAGATGACCGTTTCTACGGAGCACAGTTCCTTAACGGCTGCAATCCTGACACGATCATGCGATGCTCAAAACTTCCCTCCAACTTTCCCGTGACACAAGAGTTGGTTGGCAATCTCCTAGATGCGGGTGATACACTGCAAAACGCAATAAAG GATGGCCGTGTGTACATGGTAGATTACGAGATTCTTGACGACATTCCACATTATGGCCAAAACGATTCAAAACTAGAAAGGCGCTACACGTCTGCATCTTTAGGTTTGTTCTATGTTCGAGGTAGTGGGGATGTAGTGCCAATAGCAATTCAGTTCCATCAAGAGCCAAGTGAGACAAACCCAATATGGACCCCAAATGATTCTGAGCTAGACTGGACCTACGCCAAAATGTGGCTTCGCAATGCTGACTCACAATGGCATCAA ATGATAACCCATCTACTTCGTACTCATCTTTTCATGGAGCCTGTCGCTCTTGCCAGCAGGAGGCAATTGCCAGCACTCCACCCCTTGTGGAAATTATTGTCCCCTCACGTGAGAGGAGTTCTGGCCATCAACACGCTTGGAAGAGAGAGACTTATTCCTGCCGGAGGTGTGGCGGACAACACGCTTAGCCTGGGTGGTGGAG GTCACATAGCTCTTATGAAGAAGTATTACAAGAGCTTAAGCTGGTCATCGTATGACCTTCCCAAAGTGTTAAAAGAGAGAGGGGTTTTTGATGCAAATAAGCTTCCTGGCTTCCACTATCGAGACGACGCCTTACGTCTGTGGCAGGCCATCGGCGATTTCATCAAAGACATTCTATCAGTTTACTACCATTCTGATCATGACATTCAAATG GACACAGAGCTCCAAGCGTGGATTCTGGATCTCCACAACAATGGTTATCCTGTGCGTAACGGGGAGAAATGTCATGGCTTCCCTGTATCGGTTAAAAGCATCCCAGAGCTGACACATCTGCTGACTATCATAATCTTCACCTGCTCGTGCCAACACGCGGCTGTGAATTTTTCTCAAATGGATACTTTTGGTTTCCCGCCAAACGCTCCCGCTCTGATGCGACAGCCGCCTCCCACAAGGAAGGGAGTTGTAACCATAAAAGATGTCATGAAATGTTTACCAACAAAGCATCAGGCGGGAGTAACCATAGCAACAGTGTATGATTTGACACGCATCTTTCCAGACGAG